From one Leguminivora glycinivorella isolate SPB_JAAS2020 chromosome 5, LegGlyc_1.1, whole genome shotgun sequence genomic stretch:
- the LOC125225998 gene encoding uncharacterized protein LOC125225998: MGDIIIIGVYFSPNRPLREFEAYLERLGRAVAGVTPSPIIVMGDLNAKCTAWGSPRTDPRGEVLLDWLVGIGLEVVNRGAADTCVRPQGGSIVDITLASPTVSACIANWRVLEDTETLSDHLYIRMRVSRARSQQPIPVRRTGRLPRWSLASLDREAAREAAMVEARWGRQTPEVDNADDMALGFRASLTRTCDASMRRVGPLKRKKATYWWCPEVAALWVTSNAARRQFTRCRRRRHTQEELDTLYVALSEAKKALNLAIAKAKDSAYTAFLASLDENPWGRPYKLVRKKLRRAAPMDAMEMGTLQNILEGLFPAAPDFSPPAMVVPRRRCQ, translated from the coding sequence ATGGGGGACATTATAATAATCGGCGTCTACTTCTCCCCTAATAGGCCACTACGTGAGTTTGAGGCTTACCTGGAGAGACTCGGGCGGGCTGTAGCTGGGGTGACTCCTTCCCCCATTATAGTCATGGGGGACTTAAACGCCAAATGCACCGCGTGGGGTTCCCCTAGGACTGATCCTAGAGGAGAGGTTCTCCTGGACTGGTTAGTAGGGATTGGACTTGAGGTGGTCAACCGTGGAGCAGCTGACACCTGTGTGCGTCCACAAGGGGGGTCAATTGTTGATATCACATTGGCCTCCCCAACAGTGTCAGCATGCATTGCAAATTGGCGTGTCCTAGAAGACACAGAGACCCTCTCTGATCACCTATATATCAGAATGAGGGTCTCCAGAGCTCGGTCCCAACAGCCTATACCAGTAAGGAGAACTGGGAGGCTACCGAGATGGAGCCTGGCCTCCTTGGACCGTGAAGCGGCCAGAGAGGCAGCTATGGTGGAGGCCAGATGGGGTCGGCAAACACCCGAGGTCGACAACGCAGACGACATGGCTCTTGGCTTCCGAGCTTCTCTCACGAGGACCTGTGATGCTTCAATGAGAAGAGTGGGGCCTCTCAAAAGGAAAAAGGCCACGTATTGGTGGTGTCCAGAAGTAGCTGCTCTCTGGGTTACAAGCAATGCGGCGCGACGGCAATTTACGCGCTGCCGGAGGAGGAGGCACACACAGGAGGAGCTAGATACCCTTTACGTAGCGCTAAGCGAGGCCAAGAAGGCCTTAAATCTTGCCATTGCGAAAGCAAAAGATTCGGCGTACACGGCCTTTTTGGCCTCACTAGACGAGAATCCATGGGGGCGGCCCTACAAACTTGTAAGAAAAAAGTTACGCCGGGCTGCTCCCATGGATGCGATGGAAATGGGGACACTCCAAAATATATTGGAAGGATTGTTCCCCGCCGCTCCAGATTTTAGCCCACCAGCAATGGTGGTCCCCAGGAGGAGATGCCAATAG